A segment of the bacterium genome:
CTTGCGCCGCGTGCCCGGCGACCCGTCAGCCCGAGACCACCGGAGCGGATGGAACGGCGCTGAACGGCGCGGCGCAGGTGCGGAGGCGCGCCGCGCGCACGATGGCCTCGACGCACTGATCCACCGTCGCCGCGCCCGAGTCGACGACGACGTCGTACGCAGTGAACGTGTGCACCACCGACACGAGGCCCCGGGCCCGGCCGAGCACGCGGTCCCCGCGGGCGCGCTCCCGAGACTCGAGGATCGGCAGCGCGCACGTCACGCCGACGCGCAGCACGTCGAGGTCGCCGCAGGCCTCGAGCCAGGAGTCGTACATCCACTCGTCGGCGATGACGTGGTCGAGGATCACGCGACTGCCCGTCGCCACCAGCGTCCGCACCGTCGGGCCGATGGCCGCGAAGGTCCGTCGGAACACCGGCCCGAACTCGGCCCGCACGGCCGGCGGCTCACCCGGTGCCGACGTGGTCACGATCCGGCAGCCCTCGTCGATCCACTCGTTGGTCTCGGATCGCGCCGGGCCGTCGGCGCCGCGGTAGTAGCGCGCCGCGTGCGCGAACACGAAGTCGTCGAAGGAGAGGCGGAGAAAGGGCTCGGCGATCCGCGCCTGCAGGGCGCGCGCGATCGTCGTCTTCCCCGCGCTGGAGGGTCCGTTCAGCAGGATCACCTGGGGACCGGGCGCCGGGGCCGGGGAAGTCGACGGGGTCGCCATGCCGACATACATCGGTCGGCGGGGCGGATCTCTGGAGCGCCGGGCCGAAGCGCCCGGCCACCCTGGCCGCTACTCGAGCTGCCGCAGGTCGACGTCGCGGGCCCAGCCCGCGATGCGCCGCGCGCGCGCCGCCAGGTAGCGCGTCGGCCGAGCGGGATCCCAGCGCAGCGGCGACGGCAGCATCGCGGCGAGGAGCGCCGCCTGCTGCGCCGACAGCCGCGCCGCCGGGACCCCGAACCAATGCTGCGCCGCCGCCTCCGCGCCGTA
Coding sequences within it:
- a CDS encoding chemotaxis protein, yielding MATPSTSPAPAPGPQVILLNGPSSAGKTTIARALQARIAEPFLRLSFDDFVFAHAARYYRGADGPARSETNEWIDEGCRIVTTSAPGEPPAVRAEFGPVFRRTFAAIGPTVRTLVATGSRVILDHVIADEWMYDSWLEACGDLDVLRVGVTCALPILESRERARGDRVLGRARGLVSVVHTFTAYDVVVDSGAATVDQCVEAIVRAARLRTCAAPFSAVPSAPVVSG